The following is a genomic window from Fibrobacter sp. UWH6.
ATTTTATTTTTTTGTTCGAAAATTGAAAAAACGTGAGTGATGTGCGTTTTTACGTGATTTTTATCATGCGATTTTTCCTGAGACAATATTTTATTCTTGTAGGCCTTTGAATAAAAGAATCTCTATCTAAATTTTGTTCGCATTTTCACAATGCGTAGGGTTACAAAGAGGAAAACGATGAAAAAACTTACTGCCGTTCTGGCTGTAGGTGTAGTTGCCGCTAGTGCCTACGCTTCTGCAGAAAATACAGTCACCCTTAAGCGAGATGTTCTCGGTCGTGCCATTGGCGCAGATCAGAAGCAGCCCGTCCTTCTCAAGAACGCTACCGTTCAGAAGACTGCCGAACCCCTGGCAGCAACTTCTACAAGCAAAGTATACTCTTCCATGAAGGATGTGTACAAGGACAATCCGTTCAACGATGGTAGCGACAATATCGAAACCGTCTATGGCGCATTTGTTTCTAAGGGTATGCTTGCTCGTCCGGGTTATAGCGAACAGTATTACCTGTACGATAAGGGTAATGCCGTGAGCAAGAAGTCTTACGAATCTGACGTAAATTCCATCGAACAGCGTTACCGTTCTTACTATCGTAATTACGTGGCTCCCAAGGTTGCTATTCCTAGCTCCTTTACCCTGTATCCTCCTGCTCCGACCTATAGTGTTCGTGCCTCTAATACTGCTCCGTACGGCAGCGAGTATTATGGTTACCATTATGGTTATTACCTTAATATTGAACATGCTCACGCAAATACCGGTGTCGGACTATACGCTCACAATAATGCCGCCTATGGTTATAATGCAAATGTTTTTGCTTTTGACAAGGGCAATACTTATAGCGGTCTTCAGAATAAGATGAATGGTTATACTTGCTCTAAATCCTCTTCTCACGATGCTGAAACTAGGATTAGGACCACTCGTCGTGCCGGAACGGTTTCTCATGTCGCTCCCGAAGCACTTGTCTACGTTTATGATGAAGGTTGCTACGAAGATCAGAAGAGATTTGCAGTTCTTCCCGAAAATCCAGAAAACAAGAATCTTGCTGTTGGTCTTATGAATGCATCTGCTTATAAGAATAACACTGGAAATCTTAATATCTATGGTGAAGAGTCCGCTATTCTGGATGACTACATCTACTACAACCGTGTGGTAGGCGTTGCTCCGATGGAAATGGCAAATAATAATGCTGCCGCCTTGAATGCGATTACGGTTGGTGCAATCAAACCTATGCAAAAAAAGGTGTTTTACCCATCGATTTCCAATCCGACGTTCTCTGCTTCGGGTACCAATTTTATCAAGCCTGAAATTTCTGGTTACGGATATTTGTACATAGATCAAGACAAGACCTATGATATTTATTCGGGCAATACTAATCTTAGCGTTGGTGATCCGTATGTTCCGACTGCTTATGGATCTGAAGTTGCTGCTGCTTATACCGCAGGCCTGGTTTCTGACTTGATTTCCTTGAATTCCTTCTATAGGTGGCATCCGGAAGTGGTTAAGGCTCTGTTGCTGACTACTGCCACTGACGCTTCCGACGCTAATATAATTAAGTATGCCTACGAAAAGGATTGTCGTGTTTCCAACGATGCCGGTGACATTGGCATGGGT
Proteins encoded in this region:
- a CDS encoding S8 family serine peptidase, translated to MKKLTAVLAVGVVAASAYASAENTVTLKRDVLGRAIGADQKQPVLLKNATVQKTAEPLAATSTSKVYSSMKDVYKDNPFNDGSDNIETVYGAFVSKGMLARPGYSEQYYLYDKGNAVSKKSYESDVNSIEQRYRSYYRNYVAPKVAIPSSFTLYPPAPTYSVRASNTAPYGSEYYGYHYGYYLNIEHAHANTGVGLYAHNNAAYGYNANVFAFDKGNTYSGLQNKMNGYTCSKSSSHDAETRIRTTRRAGTVSHVAPEALVYVYDEGCYEDQKRFAVLPENPENKNLAVGLMNASAYKNNTGNLNIYGEESAILDDYIYYNRVVGVAPMEMANNNAAALNAITVGAIKPMQKKVFYPSISNPTFSASGTNFIKPEISGYGYLYIDQDKTYDIYSGNTNLSVGDPYVPTAYGSEVAAAYTAGLVSDLISLNSFYRWHPEVVKALLLTTATDASDANIIKYAYEKDCRVSNDAGDIGMGLPQFDEMITNNRSRYWMGKNSSHFSNSNTIEFTESGITKGRRYRIAIAWLMRGDNMISRNTVHQDIDLKVITKDEMGNRVEYKSESSMNGYEMVDFVAQSSDDIQIVIKRYRNNGGRVLLGYNLHESW